In Fusarium oxysporum f. sp. lycopersici 4287 chromosome 11, whole genome shotgun sequence, the following are encoded in one genomic region:
- a CDS encoding alcohol dehydrogenase, translating to MERSQSDTLPLANSVQIPQLGFGVYLSPPEVCTKSCLTALEAGYRHIDTAQYYANETEVGQAVQKSNVDRKHVFLTTKILEAAGSVDASYAKCIESVEKLDPESGYVDLFLIHSPNSGASKRKEMWQALERLYEEGKAKSIGVSNFGIKHIEELKQFAKVWPPHVNQIELHPWAQQRDAVEYCEKNNIVVEAYAPLVRNQKADNKTLKSISTKHKATPNQVLIRYCLQKNWVPLPKSDTPERIKANADVFGFDLDDRDMKALDELDEGAAGAIVQAVDNY from the exons ATGGAGCGCTCACAATCTGACACCTTGCCTCTGGCGAATTCGGTTCAAATTCCTCAGCTTGGGTTTGGCGTATATTTATCGCCACCTGAAGTTTGCACCAAGTCATGCCTTACTGCACTTGAAGCTGGATATCGACACATCGACACGGCGCAATACTACGCCAATGAAACAGAGGTTGGCCAAGCAGTTCAAAAGTCGAACGTCGATCGGAAACACGTTTTCTTGACTACCAAGATCCTTGAGGCAGCTGGCTCTGTGGACGCAAGCTACGCGAAATGCATTGAGAgcgttgagaagcttgatcCTGAGAGCGGTTATGTCGACCTTTTCCTCATTCATAGCCCCAATAGTGGTGCTTCAAAGAGAAAGGAGATGTGGCAGGCCCTGGAGAGGTTGTATGAGGAGGGAAAGGCGAAGAGTATTGGCGTGAGCAACTTTGGTATCAAGCATATCGAAGAGCTGAAGCAATTCGCCAAAGTTTGGCCTCCCCACGTCAATCAGATTGAG TTGCATCCTTGGGCACAGCAGAGAGACGCCGTGGAATACTGCGAAAAGAACAACATCGTAGTAGAAGCCTACGCTCCTCTCGTTCGCAACCAAAAGGCCGATAATAAAACCCTCAAAAGCATCTCCACAAAGCACAAAGCCACGCCTAACCAAGTTTTAATCCGATATTGTCTTCAGAAGAATTGGGTTCCCCTTCCAAAGAGCGATACACCGGAGCGCATCAAAGCTAATGCCGATGTTTTCGGGTTTGATCTGGATGACAGGGATATGAAGGCGCTGGATGAACTGGATGAGGGCGCTGCGGGTGCAATTGTGCAAGCGGTGGATAATTATTGA
- a CDS encoding cytochrome P450 oxidoreductase, whose amino-acid sequence MTSPIAIFAIPAVVLALLLRFIVQSFRSPLRTVPGPTLARLTDGWYFWKVWKGSFQDVNLDLHKKYGTIVRYGPNRYSFNDPEAAKTIYGLGTHFPKSSWYSAWASPGTWAIFSDQSVKRHNQNRKLYQATYAMSSLVHYEPFVDDCADTFAQRLSEMSNTSTHLPVDMRHWFQCYAFDVIGLITYAKRFGFLDSGDDVGNVIGALEDHLGYATLVGIFPSLHKYLFKIRNWLAGGKGTGRAYILNFTNERIRQAQVAPKPVAAESEVTMEDFLTKFLAKHAASPDVFTQYHVLMGCTSNMVAGSDTTAISLSAVLYYLLKNPDCLQKLRAEIDDLTARGELSKSPTFKESQQMVYFQAVIKEALRMHPATGLPLERVVPEGGATICGRFFPEGTIVGINTWVAHRDTRVFGQDANSFNPDRWLTAESERLSMMNRYYMPFGLGSRNCIGRHVSMLEMSKLIPRIIRDFDFSLDSSLQHQNWHTQSYWFVKPLDFKVRIQPRVLEKQRV is encoded by the exons ATGACCTCTCCGATTGCGATATTCGCTATACCGGCGGTGGTTCTAGCACTTCTCTTGCGGTTCATCGTCCAATCCTTTCGCTCTCCCCTGCGAACCGTCCCGGGACCTACCCTCGCCCGATTGACAGATGGCTGGTACTTCTGGAAAGTCTGGAAAGGCTCATTCCAAGATGTAAACCTGGATCTACATAAGAAATACG GAACGATTGTACGATATGGGCCCAACAGATATAGCTTCAACGACCCCGAAGCAGCCAAGACAATCTACGGTCTGGGCACTCACTTCCCAAAGTCATCGTGGTACTCAGCCTGGGCAAGTCCCGGCACATGGGCCATCTTCAGCGATCAATCAGTCAAACGTCACAACCAGAACCGAAAGTTATATCAAGCGACATACGCAATGTCGTCACTTGTTCACTACGAGCCCTTCGTCGATGACTGCGCCGACACCTTTGCCCAACGTCTCTCCGAGATGTCCAACACCTCGACTCATCTACCTGTCGACATGCGACACTGGTTCCAGTGCTATGCGTTCGATGTCATCGGTTTGATCACATATGCAAAGCGCTTCGGATTCCTAGACAGtggagatgatgttggtAACGTCATCGGTGCTTTGGAGGACCACTTAGGTTATGCGACCCTGGTTGGGATTTTCCCAAGTCTGCATAAGTACCTCTTCAAGATCAGGAACTGGCTAGCCGGAGGGAAGGGAACAGGACGAGCATACATCTTGAACTTCACAAACGAGAGGATCCGTCAAGCCCAGGTAGCTCCCAAGCCCGTCGCCGCAGAGAGTGAGGTCACTATGGAAGACTTTCTCACCAAGTTTCTGGCTAAGCATGCTGCCTCGCCCGATGTCTTCACTCAATATCATGTTCTCATGGGATGTACATCGAACATGGTTGCGGGCTCTGATACAACGGCCATCAGTCTTTCGGCTGTTCTGTACTATTTACTAAAGAACCCGGATTGTTTACAGAAGCTGAGGGCCGAGATCGATGACTTGACAGCACGAGGAGAATTGTCAAAATCTCCCACCTTTAAGGAAAGCCAGCAGATGGTCTATTTCCAGGCTGTCATCAAGGAGGCGCTCCGAATGCATCCTGCCACTGGTCTCCCACTCGAGAGAGTTGTTCCCGAGGGCGGCGCGACAATATGCGGACGATTCTTCCCAGAAGGA ACTATAGTCGGTATCAACACATGGGTAGCTCACCGCGATACTCGAGTGTTTGGTCAAGATGCCAATTCCTTCAACCCAGACAGATGGCTCACGGCCGAAAGCGAGAGACTCTCCATGATGAACCGTTACTATATGCCT TTCGGACTCGGCTCACGAAACTGTATTGGCCGACACGTCTCAATGCTTGAGATGTCAAAGCTGATCCCACGAATTATCCGCGATTTTGACTTCAGCCTTGATTCGTCGTTGCAGCATCAGAATTGGCATACCCAGAGCTACTGGTTCGTCAAGCCGTTGGACTTTAAAGTGCGTATTCAACCACGTGTTCTGGAGAAACAGAGGGTATGA
- a CDS encoding hypothetical protein (At least one base has a quality score < 10) codes for MVTRWRVQARFVCLLRVRGEEDNSIVYRITTNTATVSKFLAPFTPIKANYVLLKVQLSAPDAAYNALKANAPQGMLPPDDFKSALGDKNFMTAEPWAGFRGSEIREFVRTNESKILIEKREYNTMRVYTIVWAPNGDRCRLEGMDRFIWKVIGGELNVDNWTNFMRLAVSVTVGGSN; via the coding sequence ATGGTTACTCGATGGCGGGTTCAAGCGCGATTCGTTTGTCTACTACGGGTTCGTGGGGAAGAAGACAACTCTATTGTGTACcgcatcaccaccaacacgGCTACCGTTAGCAAATTCCTTGCCCCATTCACGCCCATCAAAGCAAACTATGTCCTCCTCAAGGTCCAACTTTCAGCGCCAGATGCAGCATACAACGCACTAAAGGCAAACGCTCCCCAGGGTATGCTCCCCCCGGATGACTTCAAATCAGCCCTAGGAGACAAGAACTTTATGACTGCCGAGCCTTGGGCAGGCTTTAGAGGTTCTGAAATCAGGGAGTTTGTCAGAACCAACGAATCTAAGATTCTCATCGAGAAGAGGGAGTATAACACTATGAGGGTCTACACCATTGTTTGGGCACCGAATGGCGACAGGTGTCGATTAGAGGGCATGGATAGGTTTATCTGGAAGGTTATTGGCGGCGAGCTCAATGTCGACAACTGGACAAACTTTATGCGCCTTGCGGTCTCTGTCACGGTTGGAGGTTCAAACTGA
- a CDS encoding molecular chaperone DnaJ: MDFIDYYKILQLTTTANTDEIKTAYRQLAKTTHPDKNREDKQATSNFQKLNDAYSTLSDTEKRRVYDLEYERQRRLNQPRFYTIGRTSESTNKNAAPFPWFSATFYAEPPPFNPEPMRLFVKIRESEDFIRQFKSCVSSTGKEVRRQKRTIQKKEEAVRALKEDILKHGTEKTREYAYGDGPSNLNRIRESSQIQAKTRRKAEIEAELKEEEEKLVSLERQLLDFSRRLSYWEKERDALGPKFEIACESDPLSSERWPFNTVRRRTKKKKQASPDVQPGTREEFEEAERRRRERKGENSQATHTSFQGESAAQNSNTASGN, translated from the exons ATGGATTTTATCGACTACTATAAAATCTTGCAGTTGACTACAACAGCAAATACAGATGAGATCAAGACGGCTTATCGACAACTGGCCAAGACGACACACCCAGATAAGAATCGCGAGGATAAACAAGCCACTTCCAATTTTCAAAAG CTCAACGACGCATACTCTACACTATCAGACACGGAAAAGCGTCGAGTTTACGATTTGGAGTACGAACGGCAAAGAAGATTAAATCAGCCTCGTTTTTATACTATAGGGAGAACAAGCGAATCCACGAATAAGAATGCTGCACCCTTCCCCTGGTTCAGTGCAACGTTCTACGCGGAACCTCCCCCATTCAACCCCGAACCAATGCGATTATTCGTTAAAATACGGGAATCGGAGGATTTCATTCGGCAGTTCAAGTCTTGCGTATCAAGCACCGGCAAAGAAGTGAGACGCCAAAAGCGAACGAtacaaaagaaagaagaagctgtaCGAGCTCTTAAAGAAGATATCTTGAAACACGGGACCGAAAAAACGAGGGAATATGCTTACGGGGATGGGCCGTCAAATTTAAACCGTATTAGAGAAAGCTCTCAGATTCAAGCGAAAACGAGACGTAAGGCTGAAATTGAAGCTGAGCtaaaggaggaagaagaaaagctGGTAAGCCTCGAAAGGCAGCTTCTGGATTTTAGCCGTCGACTCTCATATTGGGAAAAGGAGAGGGATGCTTTGGGTCCCAAATTTGAGATTGCATGCGAATCTGATCCACTGAGTTCCGAAAGGTGGCCGTTCAATACCGTGCGGCGTAGaacgaaaaagaagaaacaagCTTCTCCGGATGTACAGCCTGGTACGAGAGAGGAGTTCGAAGAAGCGGAGAGGCGTCgtcgagaaagaaaagggGAGAATAGCCAAGCAACACATACAAGCTTCCAGGGAGAGAGTGCAGCACAAAATAGCAACACGGCGTCGGGAAATTAG